A single Triticum dicoccoides isolate Atlit2015 ecotype Zavitan chromosome 2A, WEW_v2.0, whole genome shotgun sequence DNA region contains:
- the LOC119351842 gene encoding histone H4-like, with amino-acid sequence MSGRGKGLGKGGTKRHRKPVIRRLARRGSMKRISRLIYEETRGVLKIFLENVIHDAVTYTEHARRKTVTAMDVVYALKRQGRTLHGFGG; translated from the exons ATGTCTGGGCGCGGCAAGGGGCTGGGCAAGGGTGGCACCAAGCGGCACAGGAAG CCAGTGATCCGGAGGCTAGCCAGGAGGGGCAGCATGAAGCGCATCTCCCgcctcatctacgaggagacccgCGGCGTCCtcaagatcttcctcgagaacgTCATCCATGACGCCGTCACCTACACCGAGCACGCCCGTCGCAAGACCGTCACCGCCATGGATGTCGTCTACGCGCTCAAGCGCCAGGGCCGCACCCTCCACGGCTTCGGAGGCTAG